The Salvelinus fontinalis isolate EN_2023a chromosome 34, ASM2944872v1, whole genome shotgun sequence region CACATTTGTGATTGATCATAATGAAATAGCAATATATTGATGGTTATCAATATACTAATGGTTATCACCAAACTCTGACTTCCATCCAATGACTTCCAGTTGAAGGTGGAGCTAAGCCAAAGAGATCGTTAGAGACCATATAAATATTCCCAGTGTCCACTCGTATGGCACCAGCAGTATCTTGTGTCACAGAAACCGCTAGAATGAGTCTCACAGCCAAGGACAAACAGATCGTGAAAGCCTTTTTTGGAAAGGTGGCTGGCAAAGCAGAGGACATCGGAAATGAGGCTCTCTCTAGGTAACGACATCTTTATATATTGAACGGATTGTTTTGTAACAGAGTTACGCTGTGCATCTATGCACGTTAAATCATAATACATGATCACATGTTTTTATTTCCAGGACCCTGGTGGTGTACCCCCAGACCAAGACCTACTTCTCCCACTGGAAGGACCTGAGCCCCGGCTCTGCTCCCGTCAAGAAGCACGGTCTGACCGTCATGGGAGGCGTCCTGGATGCCGTGACCAAGATCGACGACCTGACCGCTGGTCTTCTGAACCTCAGCGAGCTGCACGCCTTCACGCTGCGTGTGGATCCCGCCAACTTCAAGGTGACTAAATAACTTACTGAATCAATAAAACGATTCACCCTTTCTCAAATATCACAGCGGAGACCGTGTCCAAATTTGAGTCCTGTGTATGTATTTTGTGACGGTTCCAATTAAATCTTCAGAAACACCATATTTCGCATATGGACTAGGCCTAAACGCTTGATAATAATAACTCTATTCCCTCTACATCTACAGATCATCAACCACAACATTCTGGTGGTGCTGGCCATGATGTTCCCTGACGACTTTACCCCCGAGGTGCACGTGTCTGTGGACAAGTTCCTCGCCAAGTTGGCCCTGGCGCTTTCCGAGAAGTATCGTTAAAAGGCGAGAAGATACATCCTCTCGGTTTTCTGTGTTGATCATAAATGTGCACGTGTTGTATGATATGAATCATGGAATAAAAATACCGATATCAACAACTGTTTATCTTGATCGTTTTTATTTAAAGGGGAAGACGATTTTGCAATGTAAACAACTGTGTGGCGAAAACAGCCAGGCTTAGCATTATGCATCAATTAAACATGACACAACGGAACAGGTTTGGAGAACCCTGTTATAACATGCATCTTCCAGTTGCAACGTCTGCTTATGCCCACACATGTTGTCTCAAGAACATTTTATATTTGTAATACCCTCAAACACCAAATTAGGCATACCTAATTTCAAAATAGGTAACTGTCAAAACTGTCAATCGTGAATGAGAGTTATTAATGTTTTACCGGCGAAACTGCATTTGTATTCCAATGATagatctcaatcagtttcatgggaatagTCTATGCATTTCGATCTTGTTGAATTACTAtttagagcagatggtgttaacaGACTAATGGCCTTTCCTGTATTTTGTTTCAATCTAAGCATATATCCTGTTGAGTTTTGGCGCacgatacatttttttaaaaacaAACCATTCTAAAATCTCATTAGAAATGATGAGGTGTTTTTGGTGGAACAGTAACATTAGTCTATAGGCCTATTATGCTATGCTATTATATTCGGTTCTGTTATGTAAACTAATAAGTCATCGTTATGTGATCTTAccagacattgattcagctttgatctaactttactaaacgagcaccattgtgagaagtgATGATCTTctattagtaataataataataagtgatTGGTAGGAATATTAGGCAACAGATCTAGATGAGTGTTGGACAGCGCTAAATAAACTTAGGATTTGATTAGCTTGAACATATGGTTACAATATACCCTATTACAGAATAAAATAAAACAGAGGGGTAAACAATCAATTCATATCATTTATTTGCAAAGATTTAATCAATAAATCAATTGATCAAATAGTGATCATAAATCATTACTATGTAGAATTACAAGATGTTCGTTTTAAAACAGCCACAAAATCATGAATTTGATGTGGTGTATTTATGCATCTCAATAAACTATAATCTAAATGCATTATTACTTCCAACTTGGCCCAATATAGATTTCAATTTTCCCACCACTCCATAGCCTACCAAGCTAgaacatttaacctttatttaactaggcaagtcacttaataacaaattattattttacaatgacggcctaccccggccactaacccggacgacgctgggccaattgtgcgccaccctatgccCTGCGACTAAACCAATAGCCAATACAGGCTAAATATCTTAAGCAGGGCTACGGCAACTTCCAGGGAGGTCAGGCTCCTGGGCTTTGTGGCGGCCACTCTGGTTTGGGTGTCCTCGGCGTTGCGGTGACCAAGTGTTTACATATCGTTCTGGGTTCCAATGCGCAATAGCAGGTCGGTGGACTTTTATGAACATCAAAGCAGACACAGTTAATTTAGATTTATTTAATTTTATATAGGTTCTGATGCTTTTAACTTTTCACGCCTCCAACCGGCCTCCCCAgtgcacacatgtagcctacagttcTTCATCATtagccagagagaggacagggaagaAACATCCATTTACCTACCTCTAGGCTGCTGTAGCCTACATATTTATTGGGTATGTCATTCTAACGCTATTTATGGAATTTACCCCCCATGTATGTTGTCACAGTTCATATGTGTGAAATGTATTTTAGGGCGATATTTGTGCTTTTGGTTGGACAGAGAATTGGGTGCTTTGGAGGCGTACCAGTATAAAGATATTGCACAACTTCTAGACATATTTTAACCACAAAAAAAGATGTAGGCCTATTGACGTGGACCTTTCATTTGTTTAAAATAGATGTTAATGTAGGCTATACATGTTGACAAACGAACACATAATGAAAGCGATGACAAATATGTTTTCGATTTAGCACTTTATTTTTCCTTCAGAATCGATACATCTGTTTTGAGACATGCAATGAAGGGCGCCGGATGTTGCTCTGTTTATGTTGACGCAGGCAATGGACGCTCTAGTGGTACTGTCTGCACAGGGAGCACACCACGATAGCAAGGAACTTCTGGAAAGCGCCCTGGACATCAGCGGTGAAGGCAGCACCCATTCTCGCAGCAACAACAATAGTAAGGCAGTCAGCCAGCAGCTGCAAAAGAAAGGAGCCGTGGACATGTAAGAAAACGCATTCTGCCACACGATTGAGAGTAGAATATGACCTTGTGAAGTATAAAATGATAACTCATTTACCCGGAAGTTGTCGGGATCCACGCGCAATTTATCGGAGTGCAGCACACTAAGCTCTGTGAAGGTGGCCTTGATGTCATCCATGTTCTTGACAGCCCGGACCAGTCCTTGCAGGACCGTCTTTCCGTGAGCGGCGACCTTGGGGTTTCCCTGGATGGCAGCGGCGTTGGACAGGTTTCCGAAGTTACCAAAATACCTCTGGGTCCAGGGGTACACGATCAAACACCTGTAAGTGAATAATGGAATTATGAGTGACTGCATTAATCATATAATATGCACGAGGTTCAATGTAAATGTAGGTCTATTTTTAAGGAGGTATGAAAAAGAGCAAAGACCTGGAAAGAGCCGCGGGGCCCACGTCATCGTAGTCCATCTTCCCGAAGATGCTCTGGATTGTTTGGCGCTCGAAGTCTGTCCACTGAACCATATTGACGTTTGTGAGGTATCACTCAATATGATATGTACTGTTCATGCTACTGAAGGGACAGCTTATATACTCGTTTTGTCTCCACACCAAAAGCCAGCTATTGGTTTAGCAGTTTTGTGTGGGCTGGGTTAACAATGTTTTGTAGAAATTCATTGCAGTACCAAGCCAGCCCATTCATAGCCTAC contains the following coding sequences:
- the LOC129833124 gene encoding hemoglobin embryonic subunit alpha-like, producing MAPAVSCVTETARMSLTAKDKQIVKAFFGKVAGKAEDIGNEALSRTLVVYPQTKTYFSHWKDLSPGSAPVKKHGLTVMGGVLDAVTKIDDLTAGLLNLSELHAFTLRVDPANFKIINHNILVVLAMMFPDDFTPEVHVSVDKFLAKLALALSEKYR
- the LOC129833126 gene encoding hemoglobin subunit beta-like; protein product: MVQWTDFERQTIQSIFGKMDYDDVGPAALSRCLIVYPWTQRYFGNFGNLSNAAAIQGNPKVAAHGKTVLQGLVRAVKNMDDIKATFTELSVLHSDKLRVDPDNFRLLADCLTIVVAARMGAAFTADVQGAFQKFLAIVVCSLCRQYH